The genomic region CAGTGATTTCGCGAACGAGTTTAATAACGTCGATCTTTTTGTCACCGTGTGCTTTCAAGATTACATTGAAAGTTGCAGGCTCTTCAGCAGCAGCTGCGCCACCACCTGCACCCGCAACAGCCGCTACCGCAACCGGTGCAGCAGCAGAAATCCCGAATTTGTCCTCCATCTTTTTCACTAGATCAGCTGCCTGAACTAATGTAAGACTTCCAATTTGTTCTAATAGCGCGTCAACAGACATCCTATATTCTCCTTATCCTACTAATCACTATGATTACTAATTGCCGTTTTTCTCGGCTACAGCATTGATGGCGCGAGCCAGTGATGCCATGATTTGATTGATTCCAGAAGCAATTTGCGTTGCAGGAGCATTGATCCCACGAGCCACTTGCGCAAGAAGTTCTTGTTTGGACGGAAGTCCAGCAATCGCCTCTACTCCGGATTTACCCAAAACTTCCCCGTCCATATAGCCGGTTCTAATTTCGAGTTCCTTCTTATCTTTTGCAAAGTCCTTACATACTTTTGCTACTGCTGGAAGTGCATCCAGAGAGAAAATAGCTGCAAGTGGTCCTTTGTAAACATCCCCAAAATCAATGGAGTTGTTTTTATGTTCAGAAGACTCTTTTAAAGCTCGGAGGAAAAGGTTATTTTTGATTACCTTCATTTCCGATCCTTCTTTGCGAAGTTTCGCACGAAGGTTAGACATATCTTCAACAGTTAAACCGCTGTAAGATGCTAAAATGAAATTTGGTCGTTTTTCCAAACGAGTTTTAAGTTCTGCTACTGCTTCAATTTTAGATGGATTTGCCATTGTTCTTACTCGTTATATGTTTGCGTTTACTAGTTCTTTTACATCGACTTTTACGCCGATTCCCATAGTGGCAGCAACAGAGAAAGACTTGAGGTAATCTCCCTTCGCATCAGAAGGTTTGTCTTTCATCAGAGCGGCAACTACTGCATTGATGTTATCAGAAAGTTTATCATCAGAGAAGGAACATTTTCCTACTCCTAAGTGAACCACTCCCCCTTTGTCAGGACGGTATTCAATTCGACCTGCTTTGAGTTCTTTTACTGCTTTTGCTACATCTGTAGTCACTGTTCCAGCTTTTGGTTTTGGCATCAGACCTTTACGACCAAGAACTGGACCAAGTTTTCCTACTTCCTTCATCATATCAGGAGTAGCCACACAAGCATCAAAATCAGTCCAACCACCGGAAACTTTTTCGATTAAGTCCATATCACCTACAAAGTCAGCACCTGCTTCCTTCGCTTCGTTTTGTTTGTCTCCTTTACAGAAAACCAAAACTTTGATTGTTTTTCCAGTTCCGTGTGGAAGAGAAATGGTTCCTCTTACGTTTTGAAGAGATTTATAATTGATTTTAGTCGAAATCTCTAGTGTTCCATCAAATTTGGAAAAACTAGTAGCTTTTGCCAAACCAACCGCTTCACCAAGGGTATAAGCCTTTGTGCGATCGACTTTCTCTTTGAGTTGGATATATTTTTTGCCGCGTTTCATGACTTGGGTTCCCGTTTTTCCTAATGATTACTCGACGTTTACACCCATGGAACGACAAGTTCCAGCAATGATGTTCACTGCTGCATCCATATCATTCGCGTTTAGGTCTTCCATCTTAGTTTTTGCAATTTCTTCTAGTTGAGCTCGTTTGATTGTTCCCACTTTTACAGTGTGTGGAGTGGCAGATCCACCTTGAAGTCCTAGAGCCTTCAAAACAAGAAGAGCTGCTGGAGGGGATTTAGTTACGAATGTAAAACTTCTGTCAGAATAAACAGTGATAACCACTGGAAGTTTAAGTCCCATTTGGTTTTTTGATCTTTCATTGAACTGTTTACAGAATTCCATAATGTTGAGTCCGGCTTGACCAAGAGCGGGACCTACTGGAGGAGCTGGGTTTGCTTTCCCTGCCTCCACTTGGAGTTTAATTTGTTTTACTACTTTCTTTGCAGCCATCTCGTTTAAAGTTCCTTAATCAATCTATCAGTTCTATTGTTCCGATTTTACTTGGAGATAATCCAACTCCACAGGAGTGGATCTTCCAAAAATTTCTACACGAACGCGGAGTCTTCCTTTATCAGGAAAGATTTCATCCACAAGACCTGTGAAATTAGCAAACGGACCATCTATAATTTTCAATGTCTCACCCACTTTGAATAGGAAACGAGGTCTGGAAACTTCTTCCGACTCTACACTTCCTACATCGCTGAAGAGGTTTTTAATCTCATCCAGTGAAAGTGGCTCCGGACCCTTTCCTTTCCCACCTACAAATGTAGACACAGAAGGTAAGTTCTGGATTTTAAATCGAAGGTCATCGGTCATGTTCATCTCAACAAGAACATAACCCGGCATAAGTTTTTTCTTTGTGACCTTCTTCTTGCCGTTTTTCATTTCGGCAACTTCCATCGAAGGAATTTTTACCGCAAAAATTTGGTCTTCCAGCTTTTGTTGTTGGACCATCTTCTCAATGTTTGTTTTCACCTTATTCTCGTGACCGGAATAAGTTTGAAGAACATACCATTTTTTATCTAAAGAATCGCCCACGTCCCTACCTATGTTCCTAATGCCCAGAACCACTTTAACAGTTTCAGGAAAATAAAATCCGAAGCTGATAAAAATAGGGAAAAGATAAATACTGTAACTAGGACTACAACGGTAGAACTTACAATCTCTTGGCGTGTAGGCCAATGTACTTTTTCAAGTTCTGCTTTACATTCCTGAATGAAACTCGTAGCTTTCATTGATCCTTGTCCTGTTCTCTAATTCTATATATTCTGCAGTCTGGCAGGGCTGGAGAGAATCGAACTCCCACCAAGGACTTTGGAGATCCTAGTTCTACCATTAAACTACAGCCCTAAACAAGCCCTCTACCAGGCTTGAACTGGTGACCCCTTCCTTACCATGGAAGTGCTCTACCACTGAGCTAAGAGGGCAAACTTATCCCACCCAAGCGCGGGTTTCCAAGCGAGGCTAGGTTTTTTACACTATTTTAAATGAGGCTCTTTGGTCAATGGAAAATGAGTTTATTTCCTGGAAATGGTAAAAAAACAGGAAAAATCACGAATTTCCCTTGTGATTTTAGTTGTGGATTTCCCCGTTCGATAATAGAACCATGTGGGATAAGTCCCCCACCGTAAGGAATGATTCGTGGCGAAACCTTTTATAGAATTAGAAACACAAATCCCCGATTTAGTAAAGGCAAAATCGAAAATTGTCGTACGATCCTCTCGGATGAATCGCCAACTAGAACAATACGTTTTAGGTCTGATTACAAACATTCTTGGTGAAGTTGGTCAAAGCCACTTCGTAGAGATGCTTTATACAATTTCCAAAGAACTAACCATCAATGGAATCAAAGCCAACCAAAAACGAGTCTTCTTCGAAGATGAGGGACTCGATATCACCGACGAAGGT from Leptospira brenneri harbors:
- the rplA gene encoding 50S ribosomal protein L1, whose product is MKRGKKYIQLKEKVDRTKAYTLGEAVGLAKATSFSKFDGTLEISTKINYKSLQNVRGTISLPHGTGKTIKVLVFCKGDKQNEAKEAGADFVGDMDLIEKVSGGWTDFDACVATPDMMKEVGKLGPVLGRKGLMPKPKAGTVTTDVAKAVKELKAGRIEYRPDKGGVVHLGVGKCSFSDDKLSDNINAVVAALMKDKPSDAKGDYLKSFSVAATMGIGVKVDVKELVNANI
- the rplL gene encoding 50S ribosomal protein L7/L12, with protein sequence MSVDALLEQIGSLTLVQAADLVKKMEDKFGISAAAPVAVAAVAGAGGGAAAAEEPATFNVILKAHGDKKIDVIKLVREITGLGLADAKTLVEAGGKSVKEGVSKDEAADIKKKLEGVGAQVEVAAAG
- the rplK gene encoding 50S ribosomal protein L11, which codes for MAAKKVVKQIKLQVEAGKANPAPPVGPALGQAGLNIMEFCKQFNERSKNQMGLKLPVVITVYSDRSFTFVTKSPPAALLVLKALGLQGGSATPHTVKVGTIKRAQLEEIAKTKMEDLNANDMDAAVNIIAGTCRSMGVNVE
- the nusG gene encoding transcription termination/antitermination protein NusG; protein product: MGDSLDKKWYVLQTYSGHENKVKTNIEKMVQQQKLEDQIFAVKIPSMEVAEMKNGKKKVTKKKLMPGYVLVEMNMTDDLRFKIQNLPSVSTFVGGKGKGPEPLSLDEIKNLFSDVGSVESEEVSRPRFLFKVGETLKIIDGPFANFTGLVDEIFPDKGRLRVRVEIFGRSTPVELDYLQVKSEQ
- the secE gene encoding preprotein translocase subunit SecE, with product MKATSFIQECKAELEKVHWPTRQEIVSSTVVVLVTVFIFSLFLSASDFIFLKLLKWFWALGT
- the rplJ gene encoding 50S ribosomal protein L10, whose product is MANPSKIEAVAELKTRLEKRPNFILASYSGLTVEDMSNLRAKLRKEGSEMKVIKNNLFLRALKESSEHKNNSIDFGDVYKGPLAAIFSLDALPAVAKVCKDFAKDKKELEIRTGYMDGEVLGKSGVEAIAGLPSKQELLAQVARGINAPATQIASGINQIMASLARAINAVAEKNGN